The Panicum virgatum strain AP13 chromosome 3N, P.virgatum_v5, whole genome shotgun sequence genome includes the window GGGAAGGTATTTTTCCTCATTTTCTTGATCGCATAGATTTCTGCTTCTGCCGCCAAGTCGGGAGGAATTCAGTCTTCCTGCTGCCACCAATtggcccgtttagttcccaaaaattttcaactcccctttaaacacatgtataaagcactaaatgtaattaaataataaaactaattacacagtttggatgtacacgacgagacgaatcttttgagcctaattagagcATCATTAGACATAAGTGTTACAGTAATCCACATGtgttaatgatgcggtcaaaggcctcaaaagattcgtcttgcggtttttaagtgagttctgaaattagttttttaattagtgttcgaaaatccctcccgacatctggtcaaagttGATGTGacacccaaattttttttgtttttggaactaaacgcccccatAGGACAAGTGTTTCCACCATGGATTGAGTTATTGCTGCCAAGTGTCAGAGACAACGTTGAGCCCTTTTGTGGCACTGCATTCGTGGTGGCTGGTGTTTGTCTTCATCAGGTTTGTGCCGCAACTTGGACTGATGAGCAGTTGAGCACCAGGAAAATGCGCGCAGGCGAGCTGGACTTCACTCCCACCCGGGTGGATCATCATTGCAACTTGGTAGGCCAAGATGTCAGACCTCGTTCATTCATTGGCGACAACTCCTGCTGCGATGCGAGCCCTCCGTCCAAGGCAGCTCAGGTGCACGCATTCATTCGCGGGCCGCTGAGCcctccaattatgtcattaaaATTTAAGACAATCCCTtaaatgccatcaaaatttaggcCATTCTTTCATTGCCACTGAAATTTTACTCCAATCCCCTCATTGTCATTCCGTGAGTCAGCTGTTAGATTGACTGTTAAATTAGGTGAAAAAGACATTATTGCCCCTGGGCGCCCCCCACCGCTGCGCCACTCTTCCTCTTCACCCGCGGCactcctcctccgccccccTGCCACTCCCCCGCCCTGGTTCCCTTCTGCCTGCGCGCGAATCTGGCCGACCGGCGGGGCTCCCGCCGGCCacagggccggccggcggcggggcaaggCGGCATGGCGACCAGCAGGAGCAGGCGGGGCCTGCGGGCACGGTGGcgcggcccaggcggcggcCTCGCTCGCGGCCGGAGGCCAAGATCACGCGTCGGAGCCCACGACGCTGCTGCCGGAGGGGAGCAGGCTGCGGGCGCCGCCAAGATCACGCGTCGGAGCCCACAACGCTGCTCTCGCCGCCAGACAGCAGCGCGTACATCACCACCCCGGCGCTCCACACGTCGGCCTTGGCGCCgtactcgccgccggcgaccacctcGGGGGCCACGTAGTGGGGCGTCCCCACCAGCCCCTCCGCGCCCACCCACGCCGCGGACCCGAAGTCCgccaggcgcgcgcgcggcgccgccccgcggccgtcctcctcgtcctcgtcctcatcctcctcggcggcggcgtcgatgaGGATGTTGTCGGGCTTGACGTCGCGGTGCGCCACCCCGCGGCGGTGGCACAGCGCCAGCGCCTGGGCCAGCTGCGCCACGATGGCGGCCGCCACGGGCTCCGTCaccggcgcgccgcggcggaggcctatcccgtggcgcgcgcgcgcacgcggacGCGCTCGCCGTGGACCCCCTCCACGGTGACGGCTCTGCTCTTGGGTGGCCGTcacggccccgcgccgccgctctcggGTGCCCGCTGCGGCCCCGCGCCGGCTCCCGGGTGCCTGCCGCGCGCCATGGGAGAGCAGTGGGGAGGGGAGTGGTCCCGCGCGCCATGGGAGAGCAGTGGGGAGGGGAGTggtcccgcgcgccgccgcggaggggagggagggggagatccGCGCGCTGGCCGCCACGGCCCTGCCCACTCGCCGTGTGCCGTCGACCCGAGCTGCATCGAGGGAGGGAGCAGGTAGGacggccggcgagggaggggctacgcccgccgctgccgccggagggagcagggagggtGCGGCGCGaaggggcggcgcgccggcggagggagcagggttggggcggcgcggcggggcgactCGCTGGCGGGGGCGGCGAAGGGAACAGGAGGGGTGGCGCGTcgagaaagagagaggataGAATTTCCTTCCTGGGGTTGGGGAAGATTTACAAGGGTAAAAatggaacaaaaaaaattggcagATGCAG containing:
- the LOC120667573 gene encoding phosphoenolpyruvate carboxylase kinase 1-like, yielding MARGTTPLPTALPWRAAGTREPARGRSGHPRAAARGRLRRGAPVTEPVAAAIVAQLAQALALCHRRGVAHRDVKPDNILIDAAAEEDEDEDEEDGRGAAPRARLADFGSAAWVGAEGLVGTPHYVAPEVVAGGEYGAKADVWSAGVVMYALLSGGESSVVGSDA